In Gammaproteobacteria bacterium (ex Lamellibrachia satsuma), a single genomic region encodes these proteins:
- a CDS encoding co-chaperone GroES: MNIRPLHDRLIVRRMEEERTSPGGIVLPDSAAEKPMQGEVLAVGKGKVDKKGKAYPLEVKVGDRVLFGKYSGTEVKIGGDEVLVMREEDIMGVIEG, translated from the coding sequence ATGAATATTCGTCCGCTGCACGATCGTCTGATCGTCCGCCGTATGGAAGAAGAACGCACCAGCCCCGGTGGCATCGTGCTCCCCGACTCAGCTGCCGAGAAGCCCATGCAGGGTGAGGTACTGGCAGTTGGCAAAGGCAAGGTCGACAAAAAAGGCAAGGCGTACCCCCTTGAAGTCAAGGTTGGTGACAGGGTGTTGTTCGGAAAGTACTCCGGCACTGAGGTCAAGATCGGTGGTGACGAGGTTCTCGTCATGCGCGAAGAAGACATCATGGGTGTGATCGAGGGTTAA
- the groL gene encoding chaperonin GroEL (60 kDa chaperone family; promotes refolding of misfolded polypeptides especially under stressful conditions; forms two stacked rings of heptamers to form a barrel-shaped 14mer; ends can be capped by GroES; misfolded proteins enter the barrel where they are refolded when GroES binds), translated as MSAKEVKFGDDARSRMMNGVNILANAVKTTLGPKGRNVVLEKSFGAPTVTKDGVSVAKEIELTDKFENMGAQMVKEVSSQTSDVAGDGTTTATVLAQAMVREGLKAVAAGMNPMDLKRGIDKSVTAAVVALKEISRPCSDDKEIAQVGTISANSDTNIGDIIAEAMQKVGKEGVITVEEGTALDNELDVVEGMQFDRGYLSPYFVNNQQNMSAELEEPFILLHDKKISNIRDLLPALEAVAKSGKPLLIIAEDVEGEALATLVVNNLRGIVKVAAVKAPGFGDRRKAMLQDIAILTGATVISEEVGLSLEKAGLEELGSAKKILITKEETTVIDGAGSESDIKARVEQVRAQIEDTSSDYDREKLQERVAKLAGGVAVIKVGAATEVEMKEKKARVEDALHATRAAVEEGIVPGGGVALVRALQALGDLSGANHDQDVGITIGRRSMEEPLRQIVANAGGEPSVVLNRVREGEGNFGFNAGTDEYGDVVEMGILDPTKVTRAALQNAASVAGLMITTECMVAEEPQDAAAPAPDMGGMGGMGGMGGMGGMM; from the coding sequence ATGTCTGCAAAAGAAGTTAAGTTTGGTGATGACGCTCGTTCGCGCATGATGAACGGCGTCAACATCCTGGCCAACGCTGTTAAAACCACCCTGGGTCCCAAAGGCCGCAACGTGGTGTTGGAGAAGTCCTTCGGCGCTCCCACCGTCACCAAGGACGGCGTCTCCGTGGCCAAAGAGATCGAACTTACCGACAAGTTCGAGAATATGGGTGCACAGATGGTGAAAGAGGTCTCTTCCCAGACCTCAGATGTGGCCGGCGACGGCACCACCACTGCAACCGTGCTGGCTCAGGCCATGGTGCGCGAAGGCCTGAAGGCCGTTGCTGCCGGTATGAATCCGATGGATCTGAAGCGTGGTATCGATAAGTCCGTGACGGCGGCTGTTGTAGCGTTGAAAGAGATCTCACGCCCCTGTTCCGACGACAAGGAGATCGCCCAGGTCGGCACCATCTCCGCCAATTCCGATACCAATATCGGCGATATCATTGCCGAGGCGATGCAGAAGGTCGGCAAGGAAGGCGTTATCACCGTGGAAGAGGGCACCGCCCTGGATAACGAGCTGGATGTGGTCGAAGGTATGCAGTTTGATCGCGGTTACCTCTCCCCCTACTTCGTGAACAATCAGCAGAACATGTCGGCTGAACTGGAAGAGCCCTTCATCCTGTTGCACGACAAAAAGATCTCAAATATCCGTGATCTGCTGCCTGCATTGGAAGCGGTTGCCAAGTCCGGCAAACCCCTGCTGATCATCGCTGAAGATGTGGAAGGCGAGGCGCTGGCGACTCTGGTGGTCAACAATCTGCGTGGTATCGTCAAGGTTGCAGCAGTTAAGGCGCCTGGCTTCGGTGATCGCCGCAAGGCCATGCTGCAGGATATAGCCATCCTGACCGGCGCCACCGTGATCTCTGAAGAGGTTGGTCTCTCCCTGGAGAAGGCCGGTCTGGAGGAATTGGGTTCCGCCAAGAAGATCCTTATCACCAAGGAAGAGACCACTGTCATCGACGGGGCTGGGTCCGAGAGTGACATCAAGGCCCGGGTCGAGCAGGTCCGCGCCCAGATTGAAGATACCTCCTCTGATTATGATCGTGAAAAGCTGCAGGAACGTGTTGCCAAGCTGGCAGGCGGTGTGGCCGTGATCAAGGTTGGTGCAGCCACCGAAGTCGAGATGAAAGAGAAGAAGGCCCGCGTCGAAGATGCCCTGCATGCGACTCGCGCTGCCGTGGAAGAGGGTATAGTCCCCGGCGGCGGCGTCGCCCTGGTTCGCGCTTTGCAGGCGCTCGGCGATCTGTCTGGGGCCAACCACGATCAGGATGTCGGCATTACCATCGGCCGCCGTTCCATGGAGGAGCCGCTGCGTCAGATCGTGGCCAATGCCGGTGGCGAGCCCTCTGTTGTACTGAACAGGGTGCGAGAGGGTGAAGGCAACTTCGGTTTCAATGCCGGGACCGATGAGTACGGCGACGTCGTCGAGATGGGTATCCTGGATCCCACCAAAGTGACCCGTGCCGCACTGCAGAACGCCGCTTCCGTGGCCGGTCTCATGATCACCACCGAGTGCATGGTAGCCGAAGAGCCTCAGGATGCTGCTGCACCTGCTCCCGACATGGGTGGTATGGGCGGTATGGGTGGTATGGGCGGTATGGGCGGCATGATGTAA
- a CDS encoding Na+/H+ antiporter subunit E — MDNISREPPLTLPHYLFIFATVYLLWLLLVGELSRHELILGGLVSLVVTLVSAPHLLIFGGVKLRIDAPLHLLRYLGYFFVALIRANLDMARRILSPSLPINPSMVAVETGLRSTLGRLMLANSITLTPGTLSVDVKGNRILVHWVDASPGVDLEAATREIAAGFERHLGGFLR, encoded by the coding sequence ATGGATAACATTTCCAGGGAACCCCCTCTCACTCTGCCGCACTATCTGTTCATATTTGCCACGGTCTATCTGCTCTGGTTGTTGCTGGTGGGTGAGCTTTCACGACATGAGCTGATATTAGGCGGCCTGGTCTCTCTTGTCGTGACGCTGGTGTCTGCGCCCCATCTGCTGATTTTCGGCGGGGTGAAACTGCGTATCGATGCACCGCTTCATCTGCTGCGCTATCTCGGCTATTTTTTTGTTGCGTTGATACGTGCCAACCTGGATATGGCGCGCCGAATCCTCTCCCCCTCCCTGCCGATCAATCCCAGCATGGTGGCGGTAGAGACCGGATTGCGCTCAACCCTGGGCCGCCTGATGCTGGCCAACAGCATCACCCTGACACCCGGTACGCTCTCTGTCGATGTTAAAGGCAATCGTATCCTGGTCCATTGGGTGGATGCCTCTCCCGGTGTTGATCTCGAGGCAGCGACACGAGAGATTGCGGCAGGATTTGAACGTCACCTGGGTGGTTTTCTGCGATGA
- a CDS encoding cation:proton antiporter has product MTLNSLELIVAAMLGVAVLLGLLRLVLGPTAPDRIVSADTISVIITAGLTGLAAWFGSALYLYVALIYGILAFVGVVALARTIEGGRQ; this is encoded by the coding sequence ATGACACTCAATTCACTGGAACTGATCGTTGCAGCAATGCTTGGTGTTGCTGTTCTGCTGGGTCTGTTGCGTCTGGTTCTCGGCCCCACAGCGCCTGACCGCATTGTCAGTGCCGATACGATTTCCGTAATCATCACCGCCGGTCTGACTGGTCTTGCGGCCTGGTTCGGCAGTGCCCTCTATCTCTATGTGGCGCTGATCTACGGCATTCTTGCCTTCGTCGGTGTGGTTGCGCTGGCAAGAACAATTGAGGGAGGCCGTCAATGA
- a CDS encoding Na+/H+ antiporter subunit G, with product MRLLADLFLLIGAAFALLSALGLLRMPDTYNRIQAGTKAVTLGALSFILGIGLLYPEWWAKLLVIAGFILFTNPVGSSSIARAIHLAGIQSWQRAASDPQALKAPQEDKSA from the coding sequence ATGAGATTGCTGGCGGATCTGTTTCTTCTGATTGGTGCGGCGTTTGCCTTGTTGAGTGCGTTGGGATTGCTGCGCATGCCGGACACCTATAACCGCATCCAGGCAGGTACCAAGGCAGTTACACTGGGCGCGCTATCATTCATTCTGGGAATAGGATTGCTCTACCCTGAATGGTGGGCCAAGCTGCTGGTCATCGCCGGTTTTATCCTTTTCACCAATCCAGTGGGTTCGTCCTCAATCGCCCGTGCCATCCACTTGGCAGGGATTCAGTCCTGGCAGCGAGCCGCTTCGGATCCACAGGCCCTGAAAGCCCCTCAAGAGGATAAGTCGGCATGA
- a CDS encoding DUF4040 domain-containing protein, protein MIWVAALIVIMMLVAAVTVLLVRNHIAAVAAASLVSLLLSVLFVLLRAPDVAMTEAAVGAGLSSVILALALRRLGLGRVKDA, encoded by the coding sequence ATGATCTGGGTGGCTGCGTTGATTGTCATCATGATGTTGGTCGCAGCGGTGACAGTGCTGCTGGTGCGTAATCATATTGCGGCGGTGGCTGCTGCATCCCTGGTCTCGCTGCTGCTCTCGGTGCTGTTCGTATTGTTGAGGGCGCCGGATGTGGCGATGACGGAGGCTGCAGTTGGCGCAGGTCTCAGTAGTGTGATCCTGGCGCTGGCCTTGCGTCGCCTTGGACTGGGGCGAGTGAAAGATGCGTAA
- a CDS encoding sodium:proton antiporter has protein sequence MRNLAALVFVGGLAFLLLVIFNQFDFAQAPMIVGQGILTDAPDRVGAANIVTAVVLGYRGIDTLGEISILFAASVAAGLVLGRRRTDVRRDPPGGFILRSGVALLFPLMLVVGFYIILHGHLTPGGGFQGGVILAAAFFLPLLARPETPVNHAGLSIVEGGAGAVFILTGLAALLQGGEFLQPLLDNGVLGELVSAGTLPLLYLAVGLKVGAELAGLMARLADVEVDEP, from the coding sequence ATGCGTAATCTGGCAGCCCTGGTCTTTGTCGGCGGACTGGCCTTTCTGCTGTTGGTCATCTTCAATCAGTTTGATTTTGCCCAGGCACCCATGATCGTCGGGCAGGGTATTCTGACGGATGCGCCGGACCGGGTGGGTGCGGCCAACATCGTGACTGCGGTGGTGCTCGGCTATCGCGGCATCGATACCCTGGGGGAGATATCGATACTGTTTGCCGCCTCGGTTGCGGCGGGTCTGGTGTTAGGCAGGCGCAGGACCGATGTACGCCGCGATCCCCCCGGCGGTTTTATACTGCGCAGTGGTGTCGCGCTGCTCTTCCCACTGATGTTGGTGGTGGGTTTCTATATCATCCTGCACGGTCATCTTACCCCTGGTGGTGGTTTCCAGGGAGGCGTAATACTCGCGGCCGCATTTTTTCTGCCGCTTCTGGCGCGTCCTGAGACCCCGGTCAATCATGCCGGACTCAGCATTGTGGAGGGTGGGGCCGGAGCGGTCTTTATCCTGACGGGTTTGGCAGCCCTGCTGCAGGGCGGCGAGTTTCTCCAGCCACTGCTGGATAACGGCGTATTGGGTGAACTGGTCTCTGCCGGAACCCTGCCGCTGCTCTATCTGGCGGTGGGTCTCAAGGTGGGGGCGGAACTGGCCGGATTGATGGCCCGTCTCGCGGATGTAGAGGTTGATGAGCCATGA
- a CDS encoding Na+/H+ antiporter subunit C — translation MMPIEIGTVLYAGAIGLVVIGIAGIVLSHHLFRIILALVIAEAGANLLLVLSGFRWEAIAPIISGGGATPTMVDPVPQAMVLTSIVIGVGVQALALSLTLRAYGAYKTLDIRELQRRMSADLAGEAGTPLPLSLEEPVGGRPLPAAEGDGR, via the coding sequence ATGATGCCGATCGAGATAGGAACGGTGCTGTATGCCGGGGCCATCGGTCTGGTGGTGATCGGGATTGCCGGCATTGTGCTGTCGCACCATCTGTTTCGCATCATCCTGGCGTTGGTGATTGCCGAGGCGGGCGCCAATCTTCTGCTGGTGCTCTCCGGTTTTCGTTGGGAGGCCATTGCGCCGATTATTAGCGGCGGTGGTGCAACGCCAACCATGGTTGATCCTGTGCCTCAGGCGATGGTGCTTACCTCGATCGTGATCGGTGTCGGCGTACAGGCACTGGCGTTGAGTCTGACGCTACGCGCCTACGGAGCCTATAAAACCCTGGATATCAGGGAGCTGCAACGGCGCATGAGTGCCGATCTGGCAGGAGAGGCGGGAACGCCGCTGCCGCTGAGTCTGGAAGAACCGGTGGGCGGGCGGCCTCTGCCTGCGGCTGAGGGTGACGGCAGATGA